The DNA sequence TCCTTAGTCTTTGGTTGGCGTGCCTCTTGTTTCCACAGCGCCATCAGATTCAGTACCATCGTTAGGGCTGCGGCGCCCTGCACCACTTGAATCAAACGCAGTGGTGAGAAGTTCGTTAGCAATAGTCCAAATATCACACTACTAAAGACCATACCGATTAGAAACATCACATACATAAGGGCTACCACCCGTGGACGGGATTCTGTCGTTGCTAAATCGGAGGCGAGCGCTAAGCCGGCGGTTTGGGTAATTTGCATCCCAGCGCCCACTAATAAAAATGCCAGCGCTGCGGCAATGTAACTAAACCAATGAGGCCAATTGGAATCCCCTGACAATAGAATCAGAGAGAATGGCATGATGGCGAGACCGCCAAACTGCAACCAACTACCCAACCAAATGTAAGGAACGCGCTTCCAGCCCAAAAAGGAGCGGTGGTGATCACTCTTAAATCCCACTAAAGCACGAAACGGGGAAAACAATAAAGGTAGCGCCACCATCAGCGCAACCAGGCTCGCGGGTACACCCATTTCAACAATCATCACGCGATTGAGGGTACCAATCAGCATCACAGTCGCCATCCCCACCGATACTTGAAACAATGCCAACCGTAGCCATTTACTTAAAGGCAAATCCTTGGTTGCCACATCAGAAAATGGCATAAACCGTGGCGAGATTCGTCGCCAGGCCGAGAATAGATTAAGGTTCATCACTCGCATCATCGACTTAGCACCATCGCCTGCGAAATATAAAACCCGCGTGCAATCTTTTGGGTCGCATCAATCTTCCAGGTACTCAGATCAGGCTCGCGTGTAATTAACTTCGCCAGCGTTTGCTCAGCAACTGGCTCAATAAAAGGTGCACGATCACCGCGTGGAAATAAACGTCCAACGGCAATCATGGTGGATAAAAATGGGTTCTTAGGCGCAAAAGTAAATGCAATCCGTTGCCGCGTCCGTTGCGCAAGCCCCGCTAGTGCCTTCGTAATATCGCGGCGATGGTAATGAATCATGGAGTCCATACAAACCACGTGATCAAAATCTCCCAAGGCCGGATCTAACATATCGCCTGCAAAGAACTCGATTGACCCCCGACCCAAATCGGTCGGTAAGCGCTCGCGTGCTAGATCAATCAAGGTTGGTGAGATATCGGTAGCCATCACTTGCGCGCCACGCTTGGCTAACTCGACCGCGAGTGCACCAGTCCCGCAACCCGCATCCAGAACCCGCTGTCCATGGAGATCATTAGGCAGGTAGCCTAAAAGGACATTACGCATCTCATCGCGCCCTGCCCGTACCGTTTTACGAATACCACTTACCGGTGCAGTGGACGTTAATTTTGCCCAAGCGTCAAAGGCAGTTCGATCAAAGTACTGCTGCAACTGACTGCGTTTTTCGAGATACGAATGCTCTTGCATGCTGATGCCTTAATTAATCAAATCCCAAGAGATCAAAAATGTCACGATCCTTCATGGGTACTGCTGGCAGGGGATCTGCGCCCGCCCAGAGGGCTGCCGCTAAACGGAGATACTCTTGCTGTACTTTGTCGAGCTCTGGCGATTGCTCCATCTCAAAGAGCGTTGATTTCTTTAAGCGACTGCGACGGATCACGTCAAGATCTGGAAAATGCGCCATCGTTTTGAGGCCCACTTTTTCATTGAACTTATCAATCTGATCGGTACCAGCGCTGCGATTAGCAATCACGCCGCCTAAACGCACGTTATAGTTTTTGGCCTTAGCTCCAATCGCTTGCACAATGCGATTCATCGCAAAGATCGAATCAAAATCATTAGCGGTCACAATCAGTGCACGATCCGCATGTTGCAAGGGTGCTGCAAAGCCACCACACACCACATCACCCAAGACATCAAAAATCACCACATCGGTGTCATCGAGTAAATGATGTTCTTTCAGTAACTTCACGGTCTGGCCTACCACATAGCCACCGCAGCCCGTACCTGCCGGAGGGCCACCGGCTTCCACACACATGACACCGTTGTAGCCTTCGTAGACAAAATCCTCGACGCGCAATTCTTCTGAATGAAAATCAACCTTCTCTAAGACATCAATCACAGTCGGCATCAATTTTTTAGTAAGCGTGAAGGTGGAGTCATGCTTTGGATCACAACCAATCTGAATCACACGCTTACCTAATTTGGAAAAAGCCACGGAGAGATTGGAGGAGGTCGTGCTCTTACCAATTCCACCCTTGCCATAAACCGCAAAGACTTTTGCCTTCCCAATCTTTAAATTGGGATCAAGTTGTACCTGAACACTGCCCTCTCCGTCAGCTCGTCGTGACTTCATCTCACTTACGGGAATATTGACTACGTTCATAACATGGCTCCAGTGCGCTTAGCGTCCAAAATGGGCTTTTGCGTCATACAAAGTTTCTAAAGAAATCGTTGGTAAACCGCGCTCAATCGCAAAGCGCTCGGTATTGCGCTTGGCTTTACCGCGCACAAAGAATGGGATCTTATTGAGCTCTTTCTGTGCTTCTGGCTCCCACACACTCTCAGTAACAGGGGCGCCATTAGCTACTGCTACCTCAGGAACCGGTGCAGGCTCAGATGCAACGCTCGCTTCGTTCGCGGGGGTGCGCTGATGTCCATGGCCCAAATGGGATGGAGCTGCGCCATCATGAAACTCAAAGTCTTCGCGGAACATACCAATCAAGTGCTCTTCTAATCCCATCATCAATGGATGGACCCAGGTATCAAAGAGAACATTGGCTCCCTCAAATCCCATTTGTGGCGAGTAGCGTGCTGGGAAATCTTGCACATGAATTGGTGCTGAGATAACAGCACATGGAATCTTCAGACGTTTAGCGATATGGCGCTCCATCTGGCTACCCAGAATCAACTCAGGCTGTAGTTCGGTAATGCGTTGCTCGACCTCTAGGTAATCATCCGTAATTAAGGCTTCAATGCCATACTGACTTGCGGCCTCTCGCACTTCCCTGGCCAATTCTCGGCTGTAGGTACCAAGACCAACGACCTGGAAGCCCATTTCTTGGGATGCAACTTTTGCAGCCGCAATTGCATGAGTTGCGTCACCAAAGATGAAGACACGTTTATTCGTTAAATAGGTTGAATCCACCGATAAGGCATACCAGCGTGCGCGTGAGCGTTTTGTCAACTCATCGATATCGCAATGGATTTGCGCTAGGGTGCATACCTCCTCGATAAAGGCACGTGTTGCATTAAATCCGATTGGGATGGTTTTAGTACTGGGCTGCCCAAAGTTTTTACTTAACCACTGGGCTGCACTATTAGCCACCTCGGGATAGAGCACCACGTTAAAGTCTGCCTCATGCAGGCGTGAAATGTCTTCAGGTTTAGCACCCAAGGGTGCGACAACATTGACTCTCACACCAATCTGTCGTAGTAGCTTCCGAATTTCCACCAAATCATCGCGATGCCGAAATCCTAAAGCGGTTGGTCCCAAAATATTGCAACTTGGTGGCAATCCAGCAGGCCGTGGTTTACGTTTCTCTCCAGGAGATAAAACGTAGTCTTTACCTAGCAAACGTACCATTTGATAAAAAGTTTCTGCGGCGCCCCAGTTTTCTTTCTTCTGATAGGCGGGCAATTCCAATGGCAATACAGGAACTGATAATTGCAGTGCAGCTGCTAATCCACCTGGATCATCCTGAATCAATTCAGCGGTACATGACGCACCCACCATGAGTAAGTCGGGCTTAAAACGTGCGTAAGCAGAACGCGCTGCATCTTTGAACAACTCAGCGGTATCACCACCAAGATCACGTGCCTGAAAGGTGGTGTAGGTCACTGGTGGGCGCTTGTTCATGCGCTCGATCATGGTGAAGAGCAGATCTGCATAGGTATCGCCCTGTGGTGCATGCAGGACGTAATGCACGCCCTCCATTGCCGTTGCGATACGCATCGCACCAATATGAGGCGGTCCTTCGTAGGTCCAGAGCGTTAATTTCATGAGCTCTCCTAAGCCGCCAATTTAGTTCTGCGCACCAATGGCCGCGCAAAGAGTTCAGCGAGATCAGCCGCTTGATCAAACCCTTGAATCGGTGTGAACACCAATTCAATTGACCACTTCGTAGTCAACCCCTCAGCCTCGAGTGGATTTGCCAAACCCAAGCCGCAAACCACCATATCGGGACGATAATTACGACAGCGATCAAGTTGCTTCTCCACATCCTGCCCTTCTGATAGGCTCACTTCAGCTGGCAGTAAAGCGAGCTCCTCGGCCAGATGTTGGCGATGGATATAAGGCATCCCGATTTCAGTAAGCTGCATGCCCAGTTCGCGGTGCAAAAATCTCGCCAGAGGGATTTCCAATTGCGAATCTGGAAAGAAAAAGATTGAGCGGCCGCTGAGTACTTGTCGTTGGCGCTCCAGCGCCAAGTTTGCGCGTTGACGTTTAGGTGCAATCACCTTCTCAACATGATTTGGATCAATTCCAAATGCCTTCGCTGCGGCAACAAACCACGCCTCTGTCCCCTCCACACCAAGTGGGAATGGGGCTGGAATTCGCTTTGCGCCCATATCATCGAGGACTCGAGCAGTTTCGGTTAAGAATGGTTGTACAAGCAAGTACCGAGTATTTGGTCCTAGGCAGGGAATATCACCAGACCGTCTGGGCGGAAAGAATGCATATGACTCAATGCCCAGCTCATTAAAGATTCGGGAAAACTGATCTTCCACAACATCGGCTAAGCAACCAACAATCAATAGATCCACTTCCCTCTGTGCCGGATGATCTTGTGCATGCCGCGGAATTTCTTTGGCAAGTGCAGCCAGGCAAGCATCCTCACCCTGTGTGAAGGTGGTTTCAATGCCACTACCAGAGTAGTTGAGAATACGCACGCGCGGTGTGTACGTTTTACTTAAACGCTCGGCGGCGCGGGATAGATCGAGTTTGATGACTTCCGATGGGCATGAGCCGACCAGGAAGAGCATTTTGATATCGGGTCTGCGAGTGAGGAGCTGATCAACCACGCGATCGAGTTCCTCGTTGGCATCAGCCAATCCTGCCAAGTCATGATCATCGATGATCGCCGTAGCAAAACGGGGTTCCGCAAAAATCATCACGCCCGCAGCCGATTGCACCAAGTGTGCGCAAGTTCGAGAGCCAACCACTAAGAAAAATGC is a window from the Polynucleobacter sp. HIN11 genome containing:
- the bchM gene encoding magnesium protoporphyrin IX methyltransferase, producing the protein MQEHSYLEKRSQLQQYFDRTAFDAWAKLTSTAPVSGIRKTVRAGRDEMRNVLLGYLPNDLHGQRVLDAGCGTGALAVELAKRGAQVMATDISPTLIDLARERLPTDLGRGSIEFFAGDMLDPALGDFDHVVCMDSMIHYHRRDITKALAGLAQRTRQRIAFTFAPKNPFLSTMIAVGRLFPRGDRAPFIEPVAEQTLAKLITREPDLSTWKIDATQKIARGFYISQAMVLSR
- the bchL gene encoding ferredoxin:protochlorophyllide reductase (ATP-dependent) iron-sulfur ATP-binding protein, with product MNVVNIPVSEMKSRRADGEGSVQVQLDPNLKIGKAKVFAVYGKGGIGKSTTSSNLSVAFSKLGKRVIQIGCDPKHDSTFTLTKKLMPTVIDVLEKVDFHSEELRVEDFVYEGYNGVMCVEAGGPPAGTGCGGYVVGQTVKLLKEHHLLDDTDVVIFDVLGDVVCGGFAAPLQHADRALIVTANDFDSIFAMNRIVQAIGAKAKNYNVRLGGVIANRSAGTDQIDKFNEKVGLKTMAHFPDLDVIRRSRLKKSTLFEMEQSPELDKVQQEYLRLAAALWAGADPLPAVPMKDRDIFDLLGFD
- the bchB gene encoding ferredoxin:protochlorophyllide reductase (ATP-dependent) subunit B, coding for MKLTLWTYEGPPHIGAMRIATAMEGVHYVLHAPQGDTYADLLFTMIERMNKRPPVTYTTFQARDLGGDTAELFKDAARSAYARFKPDLLMVGASCTAELIQDDPGGLAAALQLSVPVLPLELPAYQKKENWGAAETFYQMVRLLGKDYVLSPGEKRKPRPAGLPPSCNILGPTALGFRHRDDLVEIRKLLRQIGVRVNVVAPLGAKPEDISRLHEADFNVVLYPEVANSAAQWLSKNFGQPSTKTIPIGFNATRAFIEEVCTLAQIHCDIDELTKRSRARWYALSVDSTYLTNKRVFIFGDATHAIAAAKVASQEMGFQVVGLGTYSRELAREVREAASQYGIEALITDDYLEVEQRITELQPELILGSQMERHIAKRLKIPCAVISAPIHVQDFPARYSPQMGFEGANVLFDTWVHPLMMGLEEHLIGMFREDFEFHDGAAPSHLGHGHQRTPANEASVASEPAPVPEVAVANGAPVTESVWEPEAQKELNKIPFFVRGKAKRNTERFAIERGLPTISLETLYDAKAHFGR
- a CDS encoding ferredoxin:protochlorophyllide reductase (ATP-dependent) subunit N, encoding MNRVIPLQSGAAACDSQDRAILKERGQREVFCGLTGIIWLHRKIQDAFFLVVGSRTCAHLVQSAAGVMIFAEPRFATAIIDDHDLAGLADANEELDRVVDQLLTRRPDIKMLFLVGSCPSEVIKLDLSRAAERLSKTYTPRVRILNYSGSGIETTFTQGEDACLAALAKEIPRHAQDHPAQREVDLLIVGCLADVVEDQFSRIFNELGIESYAFFPPRRSGDIPCLGPNTRYLLVQPFLTETARVLDDMGAKRIPAPFPLGVEGTEAWFVAAAKAFGIDPNHVEKVIAPKRQRANLALERQRQVLSGRSIFFFPDSQLEIPLARFLHRELGMQLTEIGMPYIHRQHLAEELALLPAEVSLSEGQDVEKQLDRCRNYRPDMVVCGLGLANPLEAEGLTTKWSIELVFTPIQGFDQAADLAELFARPLVRRTKLAA